GAGCTTCctaaaaaaagcaagcaaatactAGCTCCAAGAAATTGGGTGCTGAGAATCTTGCCATTTCACTTGTCACAACCTGTTCCCCTTAGGAAATGCAGTGCTAACCAGTTTCACTTAACACTTGGTCTAGAGATACTGGTCCTCTTTGGTGTTTTCACTTAAGACTGAGCAGAAATGAAATCAACCACTCAAAAAGCCTGTTATGATGGCATATAGAGAGACCAAGACTTGGAAATTATGTGAATAAAAAGTGTGCTAtaagccggcgttggtggcgcatgcctctttaatcctagcacttgggaggcagtggcaggtagatctctgtgagttggagactagtcttcaagagctagctccaggatagcctccaaagccacagagaaaccctgtcttgaaaaactaaaacaaaacaaaacaaaacaaaaacaaacaaaagtgtgcCAGCAcacatagctttaaaaaaaagtgtgctgTAAATAGCAGCCTGTTTACTTCTACTTTGGGGTTTCCTTATAGAAAACCTCCTTGACCAGTCCTACCCCTAATTCCCAGAGAAGACAAAAAACTTTATCTACTACATGGGCACATTTTCACTTAAGTCTAGAATCCCACAGTCTAGACCTCAGAGGAAAATGTGGTTTCCTTTTCACATAAgatcttcatttttgtttcattgtccttccttccttccttccttccttccttccttccttccttccttccttccttccttccttcctttcaaacAGAattcttcattgattctttgggaatttcacatcatgcactccAATCCTGTTCACCTGCCAGACCTTCCATATCTGCCCTTCACCCTGCAGCATGTCCCCCGCTCCAAGAAGTCCccatattaattaaaaacagaaaaaacaacaacaaacaaaaccccaccttgctcctctgtttttctttccagaacctcttcattcatcctactGGTATCAGGAGTTGCAGTGTGTCACTCAGTATACCATTTTGTCTAATAAGTCCCATCctcaaaatgttcattgcaatgagtgattggtctggttcaaggcctctgttACACCATCACCATTCCTCTTGAATATCCTGCTAttgccccaagtcatggagatcctgaagTTTGGTTCCTCAGGACTAGTCCCTTCAtgcactccagcaggtcatagatggggtagatattCGGACAGGCCAACCCCAGGCCCAGGATGTGGATgcgggtggtagctgagctggtcagtccaggccactgTGACCACCCTTGTCAGGAGATAGGAGGAGACAGCTCTCTTAGGCCCTTGCCAttgaggccagctctcccactcccatggtgaggggtggagcctggcctgctctcctgagtgtggTGGGGCCGGGGTAGCTCTCCCATGGGGGAAAGCAAGTTCTTTGCTGCAGTGTTCAGTGAAGGGCAGGACCAGCTATCCCAGGACCAGTGAGGGGCCAGATTGGCTCAACATAGCCCTTGAATTTCAACATGCATGGTTCCTCTAACACCCTGTGGTAACACAGGCCCTGGACATCACCACAGACTCCAGCTTCAGCAGGAAAATGGACCCAGTTATGGTGCTTGGCAGCAGTTCTGGCCTGCATGACAGCATGGCCCCAGGTAACAGTGCAAGCCACTCAGATTGGCATGACCCTTGTGGTGGTAAGACCCTTGGACAACAACATTGCCACAGGGTGCAGCCTAGAACCCTggcatctgtgtggcctttggtggcacctcaggccacagacatcaacccAGACCCTGCTTTGCTAGGACTATGGACCCAAACATGGTCCTTagcagcagcctgggcctggatGTTACCATGGCACCTGTGGCAGTGCAAGCCACTCATATCTGTATGGCCCTGGCTGCATGGTCCTCAGATCTCCATCTGACCTGAGTATTTGTGTGACCTTTGGTGTTATCAGGGGTCACAGATACCAACCCTGACCCTGGCTGtagtagggccatggacccagacatggccctataCTACAGCCCAGACCCGGATGTCACCATGGCTCATAGGCCATCCAGATTAGCATGGCCCTGGTGTCAATATGGCCCTTGAAAACCAACATGGACTCAGGTGTCTGACCCCAGTCATCCACATGGCTTTCAGTGGTTACTGAAACCATGAACATCAACACAGATGCTGGCTGCTACAGGaccatggactcagacatggcccCTAGTGCAGATTGGGTCTGGATGCCATTATTTtccctggtggcagcacaggccactcagatcaacGTGGCCCACACACATGGTGTCATAGCCTTTGGATACCAAACTGGCCACAGTTGGTAGCTCTCTAGACCCTGGGCTCTTCATGGCGTTGGTGGCAACATGGGTTGTAGACATAAACACAGACCCAGGCTGCTGTAGTGGAACCCAGACATAGCCCTAGGCAGCAGCTCAGGCCCAAACATCACCCTGGCTCTGCGTGGCAATTAGGCTGCCAACATCAGCCCATTCCCTGCTGCCTTTGTTTCTTCATAACTGTGTCTTACCACAGCACACTAACCATTCTGCtgctctctcccatttctccaccgtATAGTTGCTTATCATAATGGCACCTACTCACCTGGGATGACAAGGCAGCAGACAGGCCTGTGGATATCTTCAGGTAAGCCAGACTGTGATGACCCTGGCTGCTCCATGGGTGTCTTTGACTGCTTGAGTCATGAGGCCTCATTTTCCTTTATGCACTGACAGCCAGTCCATGGTGACATTCAGGCCTGGGCTGCTGTCAAGGACCATGTCTCCATCCATGTTCCACCCACAGTTGGGGTCTATATTGATGACCCACAGTGTCCCTAAGGGCCATGCAGACATCAGGGGCCTGGGCCACCACCTAGGGCCTTGTTAGTGTCTGAGGGTTGAGCCTCTGCCAGGCCCATGCTGATCTGAGTAGCCTGTGCTGCCATCCACGGCCATGGTATCTTCTGGGCCTGCGTTCCTTCCatagtctgtgttgatgtccttgGCTCCCACTACTGCTAAAAACAGAGAGGATAGGGCTGCACGGAGTTGACCCTGCTCCTTACCAACTGCAGCACTCAAGAGAGTGGGCCCTGTATCTATGCAGTGCAACACAGATTGAGTTGTCCCTGCTGGCATGGGTGCCCGTGAGCAGCCAAGAATGGGAGAGCTAGCCCTGCTCCTCAGCAGCTTCAGTACGTGGGACAGTGGGTATGGCAGCACATGTGAGCTGACTCTATTGGCAGGGGCTTGGGTGAGCTGGGCCTATAGGTGTGAGAGCAGGTGAGCtttccctgccctctctctcaaATGCAGTGGAATGGCAAGGGTAAGGGAAATATGACCCCCCCCAACTCTTGCTACCTCTTGATAGCAGGAAAGCTGGCCTAGGGGGCATGAGAAGGGAGGAGCTGGCCCCACCAAGTACGGCTATCTGGAGAGAAGGCCTTGCACCTAGCCtaggcaaaacagtagagctggccctggtgataTGAGTGTGGGTGAGACAGACCTGTGGGTATGAGatcaggagaactggccctgttCCTCTGTTCCTTGCTGTCTGCTACATTGGGTGAGTTGatccagggcagtgctggagagctcactggAGTGGTGACagtgagggaaagctggcaggctaggcaacccagctaccacccaggcccagaaccagtactatgagttagcccaccccaacaCCCAGCCCATCTAAGAACTGCTGCAGTGTGTGAAGGGGCtggacctgcagatccaaagatACATGATAtccatgacacaaggcaacaataggatatccaaggGGGGCCCAGTGAAGGCCCACTATCAAATGTGTAGTAGAAgctagaggccttgaaccagatcaatgactctttggaatgaacacttacaagtaaagatgtatggactaaaggatATACTGTAAGACTCAATgagccacactacagcttccatgctgagtttgaagaaaacttttttttttgtttttgcttaaaaaaaatttttttgaggggGTTTGCAAAGGTAGAGGGCAGAAGccaggggacagggagatgactAGGATCAGGACAAATGATCTGaaatctacaaagaatcaataaaaagttaaaaaatatttttatttaattaatttaatttttgaaacaaggtcttactatgtagccctggctggactggaactcactaagtagaccaggctcaccatagacatccacctacctctgctttctgagtgctgggattaaaggcatgtctcaTCACTTCTAATTTCCATTTCCCTTTTTAACATTCACTTTGTCCAGATCATCAGCAAAATTAATAAGACCTTCCTGTGATGCCAACTCCATTCTTACTCTTTGGAGTgagttttattgatttatttttggtttcagCAGATCCAACACTTTATACAATAAACCTAATCATTTCAAAGAGGGACCTACACACAGCTCTATAAAAAACATATTCCATTCTGTTTagttactactactactacttagcaggaaattttatttccagttttgaaAATTGTCCTAGTTTGTTTTATTATGGAGAGAGACATCCCTACACTTCCAAATTTATTCATCCCTCTTCATCATGACATATTGTGAggcttaagttgacatcacaatATTTCTTTTCTGAACAGGTCATGctcttgggggtggggcagctgtGAAGGGTCCTCACCACTTAATCTACTCTGTGCCAAGTATGAGTCAGTAGCCACGCCAGGCCTCAGCTGGGCCACATCTGGAGTATTGGGGTGAGGGCACAACATCGAATAATACTGGATTTAGCCCATTCATCCTTTTTGGGGACATCGAGAAAAACTAACCTATGACCTCAGAACAAAATACCTGCAACGAAGGCCAGCAGGACCATTTGCCTGCCCTCACTTTTCtgcccctgcttctgcctgctcTCCATCTGCCTACCCACTAAGGTCTATGCCGCATATTATCTCTCGAACACCTAGGATGCCCCAGAGCAGATGTCCTGCAGGTATGCCTGCAGATGGGAATATCTGTCCAAGTGTTATTCGAGTGATTGTGAAGACACCAGGCCACCAGAACAACTTTACAGTAGCTGGTGATAACTCAGTGAGGCAATTCAAGGAGAAACTGTCTGCTCGCTTCAAATGCCAAATGGACCAATTGGTACTGGTTTTCATGGGCCGCCTTCTCAAAGACCATGACATATTGAGCCACAGGGGCATCACAGATGGCCATACCATCCATGTGGTCATCAAGTCCAAGCATGGCTCCAGATCCCTGGCTCATTCTTTCCGGAACCTGTTAACCAAAAATCCCTGCCATCAAGACAGAAGCACCAAGGGAAACAACAGTAGGATGTGCCAATCTGCAGGCATGGGTCAAACCAAAGTGGAATCATCCCTCCTCACAGAGTCTGAGGCACCCACTCAAAACCCAGAAGTGGATAGTCCAGAGCATATTGCACAGATGTTGGAGAATCTTTGTGTTCAGAGAATGTTGTCCAATATGGATTGCATGCGCCAGCTGATATCAGAACACCCAGATATACAAGAACTGATACAACAGAACCCAGAGGTCTCCCATATCCTTGACAATTCTGAGATCCTATGTCAGACTTTGGAGCTGGCCAGACACCTTGCCATTATCCAAGAGATAATGCAGCTAAATCAGCCAGCACAGAACTTTGAGCATCCACCAAACCCACAGCCATACCTGGGCTTAGAGACAATTCCAAATGGGAACAATGTCCTGGGACAGAGCTATGATTTCAATGACCAAATGCTCAATGGCATGCAAGATTTTTTAGAGGGCAACTCTTTTACAGCCCTTCTGGCTGGACAAGTACTAGAACAAGTCCAGACTCCTCCCCTTTCTGTACCGCCATCTGAGGAACAATGGGACCAAGCCCCTAATGCCCAAGTCATTTATGCCAATTCTTGTGGATTATCATCAATCACCCCAACAAATGCTACTCTAAACAATACTAACCATGCTTCCAGGGAAAATCCAGTCACAGTTACCATCGAGGGTGAAAGCCATGTCTGTGCTGTTGAGCAGCCAGCTGGGGTTCCAGTCTTATCCAGCACAGCAGTCACCCAGGAGCTTCAGGAAGATAAGGGTACTACCCCCCCTCTAGGTAGCTCCCACCAGTGGTTAGAGGAAGATCTCCAGCAGCCAGATGAGCAGACCTCTCAGATCACAGGAGGAATGATCCAATTGCTGAGGAACTACCCACACGTGGCAGCCCAGATGCTGCTGCTCATGAATATGCCCCAACAGAATGAGCAGTGGAGGCAGCAATCGCCCACATCCTTGCAGTCATCACAACTTTCTGACTTGCTTTTAGCCCTAGCCAACCCCAAAACATCCCAAGCAATATTACAAATTGAGCATGGTCTGCAGCTATTGGCTACAGAGGCTCCTATTCTTTTGCCATGCATTGAACCTTACCTATGGAGTCTAGGTTGGTTTCCTCTTTCCAACTCTAACTACACTGATACAGTGCCCTGGGCCTTGAATGAGCCAGACATGGCTGAACCTCAGTGGCCTGAATGCTGCCCCAAATCTGGAACAGTCCTGCAGAGAGTACAGCCCCCATCAGGAGATCCTTCCCATTGCCCACAAGCCCCCGAGGTTCATTTCAGCAAACAGATGGAGCATCTCCAGGCCATGGGATTTGTGAATTATAATGCCAATCTGCAAGCTCTCATTGCTACTGATGGTGACACAAATGCTGCTATTCACAGGCTCAAGAGATCTCAGGGATCCTAGCCATCACATCTCCCCATCTGCTTTCTACCTCCATTTTGACCCATTTGACCACCTTATCTGCCTTTCCTACCTTTCCTGATACTTCCAACTGGGAGAAGTCCTGGAACAGGAAAAACCGATCAATTCTTGCTCAACTGAATACTAGATCACTGGTCATGGCTGGAAGATCTGTTAATAAAATGGCTACACCTACTTGCCTTCATCTGAGGCTTgccttattttgttgtttttgtttctgagacaagtcTTTCTTcatagaccaagttggccttcaACCTGTGataattcttctgcctctgctatctgagtgctgggattacttgTGAACATTGCCAGCCATGTTTTAGCTTGCCCACCCTCCCCGTCCCCCCCACCCCTTGCCCCCTGCCGAGTAGGAAGTCAACAAAACGTGATTGATATCTTTATTTTAccttcagaaacacaaacatacattctaTGCTTGTTTTGGTAGATAATCACAGTTGTTTATATAATGATCAAGTGTCAGAGAGCAAATACATGTAACCTAGGATGTGTATATACAGGTAGATAATACACAAATACCTAGTGGTACAGAATAGACCAAATGCAGTGGAAGAGACTTGTGAAATAAAGGGAACATcacataggctcagatatttagTCATAAAGATTGATATTTAGTCATGTTTTTTAAAACTGAGTTTAACTTGAAAGAACAGGAATGATAGATCCTCATAGATACAGGTAGGTAGAATTCACATATGAATGGCATGTTGGTGTTTATAATTGGGGCCTCTTACTGATTATTACTTCCATGATAACAAGACCTATACTGTGACTTGCCTTCCATTATCTATTAGAGGTACAGCTACTGCTACTTTCAGAGCAGATTCCCATCATCCCCACCCAGCCCTCCATGGGACACTGCTCTTGCATGATGTGCACTTCATCAAGCCCCACCTTCTCCTGTCTTGATGAAAGTATCCCTGCCTGACAGGATACACAACCAATTATGGTTCAGTTATTAAGCAATACACTCTTGTTATAATGTAATAAGTTGACATGGTTTCAGGCATTGACTAAATAGACAAAACAAAgagtcttcttttttgttgttttgttttgtaacagaCACTCTTGTATCCAATTTATTATTATCAGCAAGTGTAAAGGGGGCAGGGCCACAAAGTTCTAATATTTCTAGTAAGTCTCTTTCCAGACCCTACTTCATCACTACAACCTAtcaaaaacatattcaagaaataaattataGCTATATCCTATTTTTCTCACTTTATATAAACAGCCCAAGATAGATAAGTAGATGATGGGTAGTTTAAATAGatgtagatagatatagatggaaATGAGCctttctatgtagcctaggctagcctagaGCTtgtgatcctctggcctctgccccccccccaagtgctTGAATGACAGTTACATACCAACCATGCTGAGTGTAATATCATCTTCCTGTTTTTCATCCCACTATGTTTTGAAATACTGAACTGATCTGACACTTTACACTCATTGTCTTAAAAAATGTCACCATTTTCCCAAACATCTCCATCTTATGATTAGGAACACATAACTTAGGCCAGAATGAAACCCGCATCCACACAACCTTCTTTCAAGGATTCCCTTAGCTGTTTTCTGTAATGGAAGTTGTCCACTGAAATCTTGTTTCTCCAACACAGTAGCTGCTGCTTTTATTATTGATGTTTTCAGAAGTGGGTGCCATTCTTGCACCTTCTGGATGCTTCTTGACCCAGATTCTCTAGTTTTAAGATGACTTTTGGATCCTTCAATGAAACAATTCTCTAGTATATTCATCATAGTTATACCCAGCTCTGCCCAATAGGTGCAGGCAAAGGAAACACACAGCCATGTTTGCTGGTCTTATTTACATACATTACACAAAGCTTAAGTTAACCTATTCGTTCATCCTAACCACATATCATGGGCAACAATTCTCACTAGGATTCACATCAAAATGACCTTAGGGCAGTGTTTTAAAACACGGTTTTCTAACTACATTCCAAGGATTTTGATTCAGTATATCTAGACTGGAGTTCCTACTTCTTTTCTAACAAATTTCCAAGGGGATATGGATGTTATTGATTGTATCAGATTAACAGACCTGGtcattgcttatttatttatctatttatttatctatctatctatttatttatttatttatctgagtCCCCTATCTGCATGtgtgactttatgccagaagagggcatcagattccactatagatggttgtgagccaccatgtgggtgatgggaattgaactcagaacctctgaaggagcagccagtgctctcaaccattgAACACTGCCCCGACCTGGCATTTCTTATTCTTTGTGATGAGTATGTCATACTTTTCCTACTTTATGGAAAATTTCAAtatatcatcttttttttaagtcttaaacGTTAAAGGCAATTTTACCTATTTTAGCCAAAAGAGAAGCAAGATCCAAAGAGACATTCATGAGCCTTTGCTGCCAAATGACAAGTTAACACCTCATCTTACACATTCAGCCCCCCTTCTGGTTTGAAGAATAAGTCGTCCACATTCACAAGTCAAGCCATCCATTTCAGCCCTTGCTCACTCTGTCTATTTGGCACTCAGGCTTGTGATTGCTTTTGCCACTCTTGCACCAGTTTCCTCCTCCTCGTTGGAAtgttttcatcaaaataaaactaTCACAGGGTGGccttcagaaagcaaagcatggGGGCAGTAAAAAGCCTTTATCCATCACAACTCCTTTCTCTCATTTGTTCTACTCTTATTTGATCTACTTGCTCTCTGACTCATTTGTTCTTAAACACCATCAAATCAGATTCCTATTCCCCATCACTATTCACAGCTGgtattctcttctctttttgtgAAATCCAGGAGTCAACCCCAGTTCTTAGCCACAGATAGACTCTACATATCAAcccttccaaggctcagggaacatcatagaagaaCGTTGaagagaatgtaagagccaggggaTGAGGAGGAgttctgtgaaatgctgtcttctgaaacAAAATGGACATTGCATTAATGAACTCACTGCAGCTAAAATTTGTTATCTACACAAGAGCTCAAGCCAACAAGTTTGGTTAGTATTCCAGCAGGCTGCATGAATGGGCCTTGCTGGATtataggaaacaaaaacaataaaaagagaacaaaagggTGGAAGGAGGATGTGTTGAGAGTTGTCCAAGTCGGGAATGGGTAGGGGAATTATTGTTAGATATGATCAATGTATACATTGTTATTGTatttgaaattgtcaaagaataaataaaagataaaaagattcTGTAGTCAATCCTTAGCACTTGGAACTGATCAGCCTAGTTTGAGACAGTTGATTACTCTCTCGTTTTTTTACAATGTCATTTTATCACTCATTTTCTGCCTTTTGTCTGTCCTTCctgatttttattataatattccATATTTTTAACTGTTGTATGAGTCAGTATTTTTCAAATCTTTCCTGTTTTATATACTAACTAATCTGTGTACAGTCAGAAGCTTTAGTATGTTTcatcttactattttttttaatatattgaatAGCTAGTCTTAACCAGTCCATATTTCAAGTAATCTAAACATGGATGCACTTGAGACTTGCAATATTTAACTATGTTGCCACAGTTCTATATGTTTTCTAGATAAAAGTAAATATCTCAAATATCTATCACTATGTACACCTGGATTGCATATAATTTCTCTCATGTAGTGTCTTTATATGGCCATTCCTCTCTACAAAAAATTACAGAATTATAAAACTTTCAGTCATTTTTTGACCCCTGTCTCACACTCCATATTATTTTTTagcaacaaataaatatttaaaaaatatatattctggTTAACattgaatataaagaaaaaaggaactgaagattcagaaagaaatCTTCAAGTATGGTCAACTGAAT
The DNA window shown above is from Cricetulus griseus strain 17A/GY chromosome 3, alternate assembly CriGri-PICRH-1.0, whole genome shotgun sequence and carries:
- the Ubqlnl gene encoding ubiquilin-like protein; amino-acid sequence: MPHIISRTPRMPQSRCPAGMPADGNICPSVIRVIVKTPGHQNNFTVAGDNSVRQFKEKLSARFKCQMDQLVLVFMGRLLKDHDILSHRGITDGHTIHVVIKSKHGSRSLAHSFRNLLTKNPCHQDRSTKGNNSRMCQSAGMGQTKVESSLLTESEAPTQNPEVDSPEHIAQMLENLCVQRMLSNMDCMRQLISEHPDIQELIQQNPEVSHILDNSEILCQTLELARHLAIIQEIMQLNQPAQNFEHPPNPQPYLGLETIPNGNNVLGQSYDFNDQMLNGMQDFLEGNSFTALLAGQVLEQVQTPPLSVPPSEEQWDQAPNAQVIYANSCGLSSITPTNATLNNTNHASRENPVTVTIEGESHVCAVEQPAGVPVLSSTAVTQELQEDKGTTPPLGSSHQWLEEDLQQPDEQTSQITGGMIQLLRNYPHVAAQMLLLMNMPQQNEQWRQQSPTSLQSSQLSDLLLALANPKTSQAILQIEHGLQLLATEAPILLPCIEPYLWSLGWFPLSNSNYTDTVPWALNEPDMAEPQWPECCPKSGTVLQRVQPPSGDPSHCPQAPEVHFSKQMEHLQAMGFVNYNANLQALIATDGDTNAAIHRLKRSQGS